A genomic window from Brassica oleracea var. oleracea cultivar TO1000 chromosome C8, BOL, whole genome shotgun sequence includes:
- the LOC106307493 gene encoding WAT1-related protein At1g44800-like codes for MKGGSGSMEKLKPILAIISLQFGYAGMYIITMVSFKHGMDHWVLATYRHIVATLVMAPFALVFERKIRPKMTLPIFYRLLALGILEPLMDQNFYYIGLKSTSASYTSAFTNALPAVTFILALIFRLETVNFKKIHSIAKVVGTVITLGGAMVMTLYKGPAIEIVKAAHSSFHGGSTTATGQHWVTGTLAIMGSISTWAAFFILQSFTLKLYPAELSLVTLICGIGSILNFAVSMIFVRDLSAWKIGMDSGTLAAVYSGVVCSGIAYYIQSIVIKQRGPVFTTSFSPMCMVITSFLGALVLAEKIHLGSIIGAIFIVIGLYSVVWGKSKDVVNPLDEKMVAQELPITVVKQHGHDLSGAQPNGLDVSSAPTNGGSANT; via the exons ATGAAAGGTGGAAGTGGAAGCATGGAGAAATTGAAGCCGATATTAGCGATAATATCATTGCAATTTGGGTATGCAGGCATGTACATCATCACCATGGTCTCTTTCAAGCATGGCATGGACCATTGGGTCCTTGCAACATACCGTCATATAGTTGCAACGCTAGTCATGGCTCCTTTTGCTCTAGTTTTCGAGAG GAAAATTAGGCCTAAGATGACACTACCAATTTTCTATAGGCTTCTTGCTCTTGGAATACTAGA ACCCCTTATGGACCAGAACTTCTACTACATAGGATTGAAATCTACGTCAGCATCGTACACATCTGCCTTTACCAATGCACTTCCCGCCGTCACCTTCATTCTCGCCCTCATTTTCAG GCTTGAGACAGTGAACTTTAAGAAGATACACAGTATTGCAAAAGTTGTAGGAACGGTAATAACGTTGGGAGGAGCTATGGTAATGACTTTGTACAAAGGTCCGGCCATCGAAATCGTGAAAGCTGCACATTCTTCCTTCCACGGCGGCTCAACCACAGCCACTGGCCAGCACTGGGTCACCGGAACCTTAGCCATCATGGGAAGTATCTCCACATGGGCTGCTTTCTTCATTTTACAG TCGTTCACGTTGAAACTTTACCCGGCTGAGCTATCCCTAGTGACGTTGATATGTGGGATCGGATCGATCCTAAATTTTGCCGTTTCGATGATATTTGTCCGTGACTTAAGCGCCTGGAAAATCGGCATGGATTCCGGGACACTCGCAGCCGTTTACTCC GGAGTGGTTTGTTCAGGTATCGCGTATTACATACAAAGCATTGTGATAAAGCAACGTGGCCCTGTGTTTACCACGTCGTTTAGTCCTATGTGTATGGTTATTACTTCATTCCTCGGTGCCCTTGTTTTGGCTGAGAAAATCCACCTCGGAAG TATAATTGGAGCAATTTTCATCGTCATTGGACTATATAGTGTGGTCTGGGGAAAAAGCAAAGATGTAGTGAATCCCTTGGATGAGAAAATGGTAGCTCAAGAGCTTCCGATCACTGTAGTCAAACAGCACGGTCATGATCTCTCGGGAGCTCAACCGAACGGTCTTGATGTCTCGAGTGCACCAACTAACGGTGGGTCTGCAAATACCTAA